A stretch of DNA from Macrotis lagotis isolate mMagLag1 chromosome X, bilby.v1.9.chrom.fasta, whole genome shotgun sequence:
CCTGCTTTCTGAAGCTGTGCAGTGACACAAGACACATCAGCCAGCTTTGCATCAGAAGCTACACGGCTATCAATGCAGCAATGCAAAAATGGTGAATGTTCAGCAAGTCATGAGACTGAGCTGAGGAAGGAGGTTAAGAAAGGGGCATTTGCATTGCTAAGGAAACAGCTAAGAAAAGGGTGAATGAATGCtggaaatgattcattttttttattccaacaGATCAAGATTTTGGTCCAAATAGAATGTATTTTGAACATGAATGTAGAGTACTGTTTCTCATCCATCCACTATGAGgttttcaggaaaaagaaaaaacagcaaGCATCTGAACATCAACGGACGACACAAACACATTCACTAAAACTCACACTACCATGTGTTATAATTAAAAATCCGCTTTCTGAAATAACTACAATGTGAGAAAGAATAAGGGTAGTAGCTAATTCAAGTTTTTTGATCTCTTCAGAGACTTCTGGACAATCCTGGGGTTAGTATGGCTTAACAGCAACAAAATCCACCACAGGGCATGTTTCAGTAAGCAAGCATTCCAAACTATCCAGGAATGTATTAGGAACTGACTTTATAACAGAACCAAAACTACTTCAAATTCTTTAGTGTCTGTGGGTCAGATAGACACTTCTTTGCACTAAAGGAATTTTGGAACTCTGGATGTAGAAGAAACCCCACTTTCAGCCGGAGAGAAGCAGTCACTCCCATGTTTGGCTGATAAAATgaattattgtaaatattttaagtCTTCAAGACTTCGGTCCTTCCAGTCAATATAgcaatggcaaaacattccaacagggtaacaaacaaataaataaataaatatatatactttgGACAATGCCTTTACCTGTCTAAGCTCTGTAACACAGTAACtattccatattattttctaggTGATCAGAAggctatgaaaagaaaaaactgtaaaaataatTGTACTTTTTCCAGATTGCAGTGGTAAAGACCTAATCAGGTTAATGAATAATGAAATATAGGGATCacatctcttaaaaaaaagaaagcgaaggaagacatacatatacatgcaaagACAGAATCCCATTGAATGACAGTCCGAGAAAGTGACTGCCAGGGCTTCTTTTTAAGTTTCAGATTTTGTCTTGTGATCCATCTATTTCTGCTGggttaaacaaacaaacaagcacaCAAACCACTatcccctccccatcccacccTTCAGATAAATCCCAAATTGTTActcaaaagttttcttttctgtgcAGCAGAGCACAGTTGAAACCACAAATGTGCAAAACATACAGAGATTCATACAAGTCCTTACACGTGAAGACAACCACAGGCATTGTTTCAGCATGCAGGCACTGAACAATAAATAGCTAAATCTACAACAAATAACAACAGTGACAGGaagattttttaaatcacttataaatagaaaagaaagttcacAAACCACTGGGGGAAGATTTCTCAACTTTGCCACTGCTCAAAAAAAACCTTCTTTATGAATTCCCTCACTTCCCCCAACCTCCCCAAcccctattccccccccccatccctctcCCCTACAGAAACATTCCCTGCAGACAGGGCAGCACGACACTGATATTCTATATAATTGATGCTCCAAGCTCTACCTATTATCATCAGCACTCAGAGTTCTGATAGACTTCtgccagggttacacagctagcttTGAATGCTAGGACACTGTTTGGAATCCAGCCGGCCTCCACCACAGCTGGTGCTGAGTCTTCAGACTAGTTCCTCCAAGAGAGGTGACAACCATTTCAAATCTGACACATAAATGGTGGAGTCCATGGAAATCAGGAACTGAACATGGCACAGCCAGAGAAAAGGCCAGGCTTTCTTCTCCCTCTGAAGGGCTGATTAACATTGACATTGATCCACAACGACGAGACAAGGACTAGATCACAGGTTCACTCGTTCATATTTCAACCATGTATTctttacctccccccacccccaccccctcccttttccttcatGACCAGGTTAGATCATTTACAAGGTGCAGTATAATTTATTCAAGTCCAGAACaacttttcttcattaaattcGGCTTCTCCAAATTCAAGGTCCCACAGTTGCTTCTCCAAGCCATGGAATGAACTacagcagaggaaaaaaagaggggaggagaggggagcaCATAAAAAAGATTATGGTTAAAACTCTATGGCAGAATGTTTATTAGGAATctcaaaataaaagagaatccTATTTTGAGTTGGCTGATACTACCTCTGTGCTCCTCTACAACAATTATAAGTAGATagaatgaatatatttaaatttaaattggaaCAATACACTGTGCTGTCAAATAATGTTTCAATATCTAGCATGTGACTGTCACTAAAATAGAGGAACAAATGTCCTTGTTCCTGatctctttattcttttcctaAAGATAACAATCCTCAAGTCTGGATTTTGCCTTTTTGGTTATGATTAAACTGCcgtttgtttttaaggttttatctTCCTCCAACATAGCCTGGCAGTGAAGGGTGGTCAAAGAAGAGGAGAGGTTTCCCATACTAAGGGTCACTCACCatagaaaattccaaattaaatGCATTCACCATATAGAAAAGCAGACATATTAATCCCTTTACTTAACATCTCTGCTATTCATTATGCTAGAATTCAGTCTCATTTCTGTTCACATGAAAATGTAACTACTTCCACAAACCAAGACTGGAAAGAGTTTGTTCTCCAAGTCAATTATTCAGTATTCATAAGAAGACAGCTCCAGGATGCCAACATTATGATCCACATATCCATATGTGGAAGCATCAAGAATTCAGGATAAAGTAAAAGTATGTCAGTGAAGACTTTCCATTTTCCCAAAAGTCACCAGCCCTTTCACAAGGAATGCGGATCATGAACTTATGCTACTTCCTAGGCAGTTTCTCCAGGCAAAAGGACAGTTCTTGACTTCAGTTGTCATTCTTGCAGCCTGGTTATTATTTTTTGTGGTAGTTTCTGCCTATTGAATAATTTAGTTTTTTCTGTATATGTATTTGAGTGAGGAAACAGTAGGGTCCATTGGAGTGTTGTttcaaatgcttttaaataaataaaaaagataaactcaGGATTGTCCTTCTGTAGTATAGAAAAGTATAGAATCTATAGTACAGAATATAGAATTCCTTTGAATAATTGCTTTTGTGGGTTTCAAAGTCTAGCTTATTTCTTCAGGTTTAGATGGACTTTGGAAGAAGCTGGGTTTTTGGGGAGAAGGGGTAGATTCTGACTGTTTCATAATGGGTGACAAATACTCAAAACATTCTGTTAGAATACTTTGTCATCCCCCCCTCCTCGCAATGTATATAGCAACACTAAGCCAAAAGAGAGTTTCTTATACTagtataaaatttcaaaaagttgTGTACTCAAGCAAGCAGAAAACCCCAACACTAAAAATCCCAAGATGGAGAGGAGAATTAAGGCCAACCAAAATCTTTCTGAGAACTACTATCAGACTGGGGCCACACAAAATCATAAAAACAGAGGTTAATCAgaattaatttccttcttgtccCTCCCACCCACTGACAGAACAGCATGAGACAGTAAAAATACCCTTGGTGGATGAGCTCCTAGACTTAGGAAAACTTCTTGTTAACACTATATTAATTCGGCTATCTTACACATTTGGGAAGCTCAAATAATGGTCTCTGGGAGGTTTCTGCAATTAAGGGGAAATATTTAAGTTTGAGAAGACCACACAAAGATACTTTTAAATAACACTTCATTGAGCCTGAATGTTCTTACACTATCTTATGTGCTATAAACTTTTAGAAGGCTCAATCAATATTTTTCCTGGCAGAATCTTGAAAAGGCTCACTTTGATCATACCCATAATGGCCTCTAGTTTCAGAAAGCCTGGATGAAGTACCAAGAGCCTTGTCAAATCTTGAACTTCAGACATATGCAGGGCTCCCACTGGTAGCACCAAGAGTTTGAGAGGAAGCTGCCTCACACCTCACCTAATACCTCATTTGccctactttttaaagcattaggAAATGCAGGATTAGTTTCAAAAACCCATCATCTGTCAGGATCAACTCAAATGTTGGCTAATGATTTCGTCAAGGTAAAACTGGGGTCAATGAAGTACCACATACTTCTTAAAAGGGCAGAGTCTTACATCTATGAATGGTCAATTTTAGGATAGCTGTACTACTTCAACAGTCAGTCACAGAACTAATGGTagaattaaaaaattcagaaaattccACTAAtttagacacataataatcacAGATATTTTGCTGGAACCCTGAAGGTCATCCAAATCCACTCCCCtcttttacagaggaaactgaggcccagagaggttaagaggCTTACCCAAAGTCATCTAGGAGTTCTGACTCCTCATACAACACACTTTCCACACtggtttctttcctctcttccatccTAACTGATGGAGacccagaaaagtaaaatgatagcTAGTTGGTGGCAAATCTGACTCCAGAATCCAGGTTTCCTGAATCATAGCCTCGGATCTTTTATTATCTTCTACAAGGTAATAAAGTCTATCTATTACACTGTGTGCCTGAAGTGGCAATTGGTAGTTCATTTTAGTCTAATGTCTGACAAAAAAGAGCAGAATCTCAATGGGCAGATCACATCAAGACtgtctgccttaatttcctcatctgtaaaatggagataataatagaccCCAcacctcatagagttgttgtgagaccaattgagatcatatttgtaaaagcacCTTGAACATTGTAGGCCCTGTACTTAGCTAGTTTCAGGttccttttctttcaattcaGTCCATGAGTTTAAGATTCtaaatcaatgttggaggagcaTGATATAGTGAAAAAAATCTGGTGGAACCCATTGATCCCCATATACACAGCATGCTCTGCACTAACACACAATTTGGTACTTTGCTAATTGATGCTTTTGCCTAGGTTTTCCTTTATAACCTGCTTTACAGTTGAATCATGCATTCACATCTCCAATGAAATTACCACTTTGAAAGCATTTGTTTATTCAGGATTACTGAGATGCCATCAAAGCTGCAAAAACCAGTTTGGTTTGTAACTCTGTTCCCCTTGTCTCTCCAGAAAAAAGTTCCTGGCTGCTGCCTCCTGCTCTGGAAAAGGTTTGATTTAGGGGTACTGAAAAACTACTGCTTTTGCAAACCATCATGGACTTCTTTCAAGAGGTAATGTAAACTGGAGTCCACATCTAGAATGGTGTGTTCCAGTGTGCTGGAGTTGAAAAAACAAAGCCCAAAAAACTTGATCCTTAAGCTCAATCGGGGAAAGACCTTTCTACTTAGTTCCCTCCACTGCAcacattaatttttcctttgaagtcTCCTCCACGTGCTGTTAGGGTGAGACAGACTAGGAAAACAGAGCCAAAAACCTCTAACAACTGAGCAGGTCTTTATCATGGATCCTCCAGAGGAGGAAGCCCTTCTTCTCCCCCTTCTTCTTAGTACTAAGGCCATGAATCACCAAAACAAGTTAACACATTCCGGGCTCCATGCTACAGCTGTTACACACGCTTTAATGATTCCTGAGGCAAAATGTGAGCACGCTTCCCAACAAACAGCAGAACAACTACCAAGTGGGGTTTACTCAGTTTGGAGCCCTGAATGATAGACCTCTGAATTACCTGAGCCAAGAAATTTACTCAACTCTAAAGTACACAAGACAAACATGCATTCAGCTATATGACAGAGGAATACAACTTTACTTAGCCTACACAATAGGGTCAGCCTGATTGATTAACTCTGCAAAGTGGTAGTGACTTTAGATGGCCAAAATATGCTAAGTGTATCAGTGCACATTACAGACTGATAGAATCCAGGTGTGACCTTGAAGGAGGGCCATCCTTTGCTCATGAATGACTTGAGAGTATTCATTCTAAGATAAtattaaggccagatttgaatgcttTACAGAGGTTGATGAGGCTTCACCAATACTTTTTCCAAATGTTAGGAAACAATAACTTAGCTCTGCTAATAGCAGCTTGGTGCAGCAGAAAGGGATATGAAGTTGGAGTCCTTGAGGCCCCaaagtttgaatcttgcctcaccTCCATGGTCTTATCCATATGACTCTGAACATGAGActctcctctctgggcctcagtttcctcacctatataAAGAGCAGGAGCTGAATAGTTGAATTCAAAGGTCCCTTTATAAGCAATTTGAGGGTagatggtggatagagtgctgggtccaaaatcaggaagactgaggTTCACAAATAACCTCGAAGGTACATGTACTAGTTTATGTGCCCTGgtgataacttttgtttttgcctcagtttgttcaaCTGAAAAATGCAGCTAACAATAACTTTTACCTCTCGAGGTTGTtgggagggtcaaatgagataatatttgtaaagggcttaacAGAGAATCTGTacatattaggtacttaatatatgCTGCTTGTTTTCTCTCCTCACACCTTCTATAGTTACATCTAAGATCTTAACTATGTCAGAATTTGGGAGGTGGGAGTGGAAAAATCTTgagaaaaaactttcataaaactACCTTGGCATATAAGGGGACTTCAgtcagttaaattaaaaaaagagtgtTTCCATTCTTCACTTTAAACCTTATAAAGGGAAATGCTATGTACTTATATCTTTGGTCAAAAAAAATTGCTTACCTGATAATCACCTTCAAATAATACATTGGGATTAAGAGGGAAGATGTTTCCAAGTGCTGACAAATGCTGTAGGAATGAGAGAGTAGGGGACTGTGGTGATGCTGTTCCATACATCTAATGTCGGATCATAACAGTCCAAAGTTTTACATCTTTGAATACCGAAGTAGCCACCAACTACATACAGTTTGTTTCCAGATGCTACCGCATGGCAGCTCATTCGCTTGGCTGTCACGTCTCCTACCTTGGTCCACTGGTATGTTTCACTGTTGAATTTGTAAGCAGAGCATGCAGAGAATTCAGTATCTCCTCCCATAATAAAAATCTGGTTGCCTAACACAGCTGCTGCAGTGTATCGCCAGGGCTGAGGACAAGTGGCTGGTACTGTCCACCTGTTCTCACACTGATCGTAGCACTGAACTTTGGGTAGCTTATCATGGCTAACGCTGGTGCCACCAAAAGCAAATAACTTCAGTTTGGCACTCACAACCGCTGCATTGCTCACTCCTTCTCGGAGTGGGGCAACCATTGTCCATTTGTTAGTCACAGGATCATACTGCTCTACTTGCTTTAATGACACAGACGGGGAAGCAGGCAAGCAACCAGTTGCTGCTGTATGTCCACCTACTACATACAGACAGTGTTTGAGTTCAGCAGAACCGTGACCAAATCTGGCTACCAGCATGGGGGCGGCTTTCGACCACTCCTCATGAAGAGTATCATAGACCCAAACGTCTTTGGAGACTCCATTCTCTGACCCCCGTCCACCAGTGATATACACTTTGCACCCAATCGCACAGGCACTGAACTCTTTCCTTGGGCTGGGAATGTCTGCCTTGGGAatgatttcttttgctttctggtcCACGAGATACAGTTTGTCACACATGAAGGTCTGTCCTCCCAGGAGGAAAAGGGCATGGCCAGTTTTGCGAGGCCGAGCACAAAGACTGGTGACTACACCATCATTCTGCAAGATTTTCAGTTTGCATCTTATTGCCTCTTCCACGATCTCTTTGCTTTTCCTCTGTTTGGTGATGAGTTCTTCCATGGCTACATTTTCCATGAGATATATGGCTGGCAAGAGGGCCAGTCTCACAGTCTGCAGCAGCTCAGGAAGGTAACAGTGGCGCTTGCTCAAATCATAGCTAATCCAGTTAATAGCAGACTCATAGACCAGTCTTTCATCTTCCGTTTCTAGTTCTTCACTGGACAGGAGTTGGACCACCATGTCCTGGGGCAGCTGAAGGAAATCTTCATTTTTACTGATGGTCTGGAAGTTGCTGAGGCACATCCTCCAAGAGAGTTCATAAAGTTTGGTGCACTGGTGTGCATCAGACAGCAACAGCATGCCAAGGCAGTTGGTGGGATGTAGGTTCTTTTCAAGGAACTCGGCACAAGCATCTCGAATATCCTGGAATTCTAGCATGTCTCCAGCTTCCAGAAGAGATTCTGCATTCTCTTCATTGATAATCACTCGGGATgaatatgcataatcaagcagCAATTCTAAGACTTCTGGATGGATAGAGTTGTCAAAGTTGACTTCACTAGACTGGCTCTCTTTGAGACCACCACTAAACATGGCTTCAAAATAGCGGCTACATGCAGCCAAGACTGCTCTGTGGCAAGGGAAAGTCCTGTTTCCTGCATGCAGAAGGACATCTGTAAAAAGCCGCTGCTGGCGCAAAAGATTCAGATGTGTGAGAACACTATCAGCATATGAGGATTTGtggaacaaatatatattaattgaGCCAGTGCTGGCCCGAGATTTGCGATTTTCATGCATGCTGActgacatttttctccttcctcctaaaaaacaaacaaacattaaaTAAAGCTTAAGTGGTACCAAACAGGGCGACATCTTTCCagtcaaagaaaacagaaactttattttgtttactcGGCTGACTAATGTTCTGAGTAGTATATAGCCAATTTGGTATCAAGACAGAGACAATTAGCTGGGAAGAAAGGTATTCATTTCAATAGTTTTTCTCTGGTGAGTTGCTTGAACTATAGGCTGTTAAAATCATTGCTCAAGAGCAGGTTCATCTTGGAAAACCTGATCTCCAACTTTCATGATATTAAAGTACTTTGCCAAAGTAAgtcagcaaaaa
This window harbors:
- the ENC1 gene encoding ectoderm-neural cortex protein 1: MSVSMHENRKSRASTGSINIYLFHKSSYADSVLTHLNLLRQQRLFTDVLLHAGNRTFPCHRAVLAACSRYFEAMFSGGLKESQSSEVNFDNSIHPEVLELLLDYAYSSRVIINEENAESLLEAGDMLEFQDIRDACAEFLEKNLHPTNCLGMLLLSDAHQCTKLYELSWRMCLSNFQTISKNEDFLQLPQDMVVQLLSSEELETEDERLVYESAINWISYDLSKRHCYLPELLQTVRLALLPAIYLMENVAMEELITKQRKSKEIVEEAIRCKLKILQNDGVVTSLCARPRKTGHALFLLGGQTFMCDKLYLVDQKAKEIIPKADIPSPRKEFSACAIGCKVYITGGRGSENGVSKDVWVYDTLHEEWSKAAPMLVARFGHGSAELKHCLYVVGGHTAATGCLPASPSVSLKQVEQYDPVTNKWTMVAPLREGVSNAAVVSAKLKLFAFGGTSVSHDKLPKVQCYDQCENRWTVPATCPQPWRYTAAAVLGNQIFIMGGDTEFSACSAYKFNSETYQWTKVGDVTAKRMSCHAVASGNKLYVVGGYFGIQRCKTLDCYDPTLDVWNSITTVPYSLIPTAFVSTWKHLPS